One Methylosarcina fibrata AML-C10 DNA segment encodes these proteins:
- a CDS encoding FecR family protein: protein MALHTVPDPNPASAAVLDEALTWFARLQDSQAGPEIRRAFAAWHDASPEHAEAYARVADLWQSPVLNDALAHYAAISLPVARRRPLRPWVAAACLLLAMGWGLHAGGLIDRWRADYATVAGEQRRIVLADGSLVTLNTDTALASDFDGERRGIRILHGEAYFEVKPDSARPFIVAAADATVQVVGTRFTVRAGSATQVAVESGIVACAAGTGATLRLTAGQQAAISAHGVEKRSAADSLPAFAWLQGRLIFQDRPLAEVVAELDRYHPGVIYLAGGKLAATRITGNYKLGDIDAVIRNLADIVGAHVVHLSPYLTVLTM from the coding sequence ATGGCCTTGCACACTGTTCCCGATCCCAACCCCGCGTCAGCCGCCGTCCTGGATGAGGCGCTGACCTGGTTCGCGCGCCTGCAGGACAGCCAGGCCGGGCCGGAGATTCGGAGGGCCTTTGCCGCCTGGCATGACGCCAGTCCCGAACACGCCGAGGCCTATGCGCGGGTGGCGGATTTGTGGCAATCGCCGGTCTTGAACGACGCGCTGGCGCATTATGCGGCGATATCGTTGCCGGTGGCGCGGCGCAGGCCGCTGCGGCCGTGGGTGGCAGCGGCCTGTTTATTGCTGGCGATGGGCTGGGGCTTGCATGCCGGCGGCCTGATCGACCGCTGGCGCGCCGATTATGCGACCGTTGCCGGCGAGCAGCGCCGCATCGTCCTGGCGGACGGCTCCCTGGTGACCTTGAACACAGACACCGCGCTGGCCTCCGATTTCGATGGCGAACGGCGCGGCATCCGGATTCTGCATGGCGAGGCTTATTTCGAGGTCAAGCCCGACAGCGCGCGGCCGTTTATCGTCGCCGCGGCGGACGCCACGGTGCAGGTCGTCGGTACCCGGTTCACGGTGCGCGCCGGCAGCGCTACGCAGGTTGCGGTCGAAAGCGGCATCGTCGCCTGCGCCGCCGGCACCGGCGCAACGCTACGGTTGACCGCCGGTCAGCAGGCTGCCATCTCTGCGCATGGCGTCGAAAAACGCAGCGCGGCCGACAGCTTGCCGGCGTTCGCCTGGCTGCAAGGGCGGCTGATTTTTCAGGACCGGCCGCTGGCCGAAGTCGTCGCCGAACTCGACCGCTACCATCCGGGCGTGATTTATCTAGCCGGCGGCAAGCTGGCCGCGACCCGAATCACCGGTAATTACAAACTCGGCGATATCGACGCCGTGATCCGGAACCTCGCCGACATTGTCGGTGCGCATGTCGTGCATTTGTCGCCGTATTTGACGGTGTTGACGATGTAG
- a CDS encoding DUF1579 domain-containing protein, with translation MRILSLVLISLCMMLAAAGATAREKQAKKPMDPQAMMELYTKLATPGEPHKLFATLAGSWTVKSREWMEPGKPPAESTGSAEMKMLLDGRFLYQEFNGSMMGKPFSGIGIDGYDNLRKKYITAWMDNMGTGIFLMEGTASADGKTITLRGKHEEPGGGYMTHRAVWKIVDSNHQTFDMYGAHHGGKEMKMLELTYTRKE, from the coding sequence ATGCGTATTTTGTCACTTGTCTTGATCAGTCTTTGTATGATGCTGGCGGCAGCCGGTGCTACGGCCAGGGAAAAACAGGCCAAGAAACCGATGGATCCCCAGGCGATGATGGAGCTTTATACCAAGCTGGCCACGCCCGGAGAACCTCACAAACTGTTCGCCACCTTGGCCGGCAGTTGGACCGTCAAGAGCCGGGAATGGATGGAACCCGGCAAGCCGCCGGCGGAATCGACCGGCAGCGCGGAAATGAAGATGCTGCTCGACGGGCGCTTTCTCTACCAGGAATTCAACGGCAGCATGATGGGAAAACCTTTCTCTGGCATCGGGATCGACGGCTATGACAATCTGCGCAAGAAATATATCACGGCGTGGATGGACAACATGGGCACCGGTATTTTCCTGATGGAGGGCACCGCGAGCGCGGACGGCAAAACCATCACGCTGAGAGGAAAGCACGAAGAGCCGGGCGGCGGCTACATGACGCACCGCGCCGTCTGGAAGATCGTCGACAGCAATCACCAGACCTTCGACATGTACGGCGCTCACCACGGCGGCAAAGAAATGAAGATGCTGGAGCTTACCTATACGCGCAAAGAATAG
- a CDS encoding REP-associated tyrosine transposase: MRYRRAKTPGGTYFFTVVTFRRRKFLCEPGNVELLRTALRTVKSAYPFTIDAFVLLPDHLHCIWTLPPGDSDYPMRWNAVKKYFTDHCLDEYKLPRTASERRKRMQTIWQPRYWEHQIRNDRDFEQHCDYIHWNPVKHGWVPRVADWPYSSFHRFVRVGLYPPHWAGTAQAFDSIDYGE; this comes from the coding sequence ATGCGCTATCGCCGCGCCAAAACTCCCGGCGGCACGTATTTTTTTACCGTCGTGACTTTCCGACGGCGCAAATTCTTGTGTGAACCAGGCAACGTCGAACTGCTGCGCACCGCTCTCCGTACTGTCAAATCCGCCTATCCTTTCACCATCGATGCGTTCGTACTGCTGCCGGATCACCTGCACTGTATTTGGACATTGCCGCCCGGAGATTCGGATTACCCGATGCGCTGGAATGCCGTCAAAAAATATTTCACCGATCATTGCCTCGACGAATATAAATTGCCGCGCACTGCCTCAGAGCGGCGCAAGCGGATGCAAACCATTTGGCAACCGCGTTATTGGGAGCACCAAATCCGCAACGATCGGGATTTCGAACAACATTGCGACTACATCCACTGGAACCCGGTGAAACACGGTTGGGTGCCGCGCGTCGCCGATTGGCCATATTCAAGCTTCCACCGTTTCGTACGCGTTGGGCTGTATCCACCGCATTGGGCGGGCACAGCGCAAGCCTTCGACAGCATCGATTACGGCGAGTAA
- a CDS encoding sialidase family protein: MKPSITGKSRHSPLITKPACLRAGILTILICVFAKAHALPAQTSAAPASALSVQEIEPPSAAKSRQAHLSAASGGKLILSWVEPAPKAEKILKFAWYDGKTWSAPRNVVRLPAIYDLPKVIELNDGALGAVWGTETRIKKQSSNEVYVSRSADGGLTWSKAVKANSDQKVKTARYNAYIAPLPEGNMAVFWSDARHRKKDKGEQYLMGTVMDGKGRVEHDFAVDDNICSCCQLLPARYKDQLYLTYRDHLPGEVRDIAVLPWPGLRTAKAVRVHSDNWVLDGCPGQNVGASASQNRFGVAWFTAAGGKGKVQAAFTDDPGKGFGAPVNVDPEHQPQGEVKMVMLDDDRAVVQWLRTTPEGPSLQLALVSASGQVLAERQLSKPSWKTAFEWPNLPTAAQGGGSAYFSWLDTEAERIHVVKVGL; encoded by the coding sequence ATGAAACCATCCATTACCGGCAAATCCAGGCATTCGCCTTTGATTACGAAGCCTGCCTGCCTGCGGGCCGGCATTCTGACCATCCTGATCTGCGTTTTCGCAAAAGCGCATGCCCTTCCGGCGCAAACCTCGGCGGCTCCGGCGTCCGCTCTTTCGGTACAGGAGATTGAGCCGCCCAGCGCCGCCAAAAGCCGCCAGGCCCATCTGTCGGCCGCGAGCGGCGGCAAATTGATCCTGAGCTGGGTGGAGCCCGCGCCCAAGGCAGAAAAAATACTGAAATTCGCCTGGTACGACGGCAAGACCTGGTCGGCGCCGCGAAACGTCGTCCGCCTACCCGCCATTTACGATCTGCCGAAAGTAATTGAACTCAACGACGGCGCGCTCGGCGCGGTCTGGGGCACCGAAACCCGGATCAAAAAACAGTCGAGCAACGAAGTGTACGTTTCCCGTTCGGCGGACGGCGGCCTGACCTGGAGCAAGGCGGTCAAGGCCAACAGCGACCAGAAAGTCAAGACCGCCCGTTACAACGCATACATCGCCCCCTTGCCCGAAGGCAACATGGCGGTATTCTGGTCCGATGCCCGGCACCGGAAAAAAGACAAAGGAGAGCAGTATCTGATGGGTACCGTGATGGACGGCAAAGGCCGGGTCGAGCACGATTTCGCGGTCGACGACAACATCTGCTCCTGTTGCCAATTGCTGCCGGCCCGTTACAAGGATCAACTGTATCTGACTTACCGTGACCACCTGCCCGGCGAAGTGCGCGACATTGCCGTGCTGCCCTGGCCCGGCCTCCGGACCGCAAAAGCGGTGCGCGTCCATTCCGACAACTGGGTGCTGGACGGCTGTCCCGGCCAGAACGTCGGCGCTTCCGCATCCCAAAACCGCTTCGGCGTCGCCTGGTTTACCGCCGCGGGTGGCAAGGGCAAGGTTCAGGCCGCGTTTACCGACGATCCGGGCAAAGGCTTCGGCGCCCCGGTCAACGTCGACCCCGAGCATCAGCCGCAAGGCGAAGTCAAAATGGTGATGCTCGACGACGACCGCGCCGTGGTGCAGTGGCTGCGCACCACGCCCGAAGGTCCCTCGCTGCAACTTGCGCTGGTGTCCGCTTCGGGACAGGTGCTGGCCGAACGCCAGCTCAGCAAGCCGAGCTGGAAAACGGCCTTCGAATGGCCGAATCTGCCGACTGCGGCGCAAGGTGGCGGCAGCGCTTATTTTTCCTGGCTGGACACCGAAGCCGAACGCATCCACGTGGTCAAGGTAGGGCTTTAA
- a CDS encoding VOC family protein produces MSIQLNHTIVWCRDKRKSSAFLTGMLGLPPAFPFGPFLVVELGNGVSLDFHDKEGAIAMQHLAFLIGEDDFDRVFRRLREQGLNYWADPGKALPGEINRHDGGRGLYFDDPDGHLLEVITRPYGSGPE; encoded by the coding sequence ATGAGCATACAACTCAACCACACCATCGTCTGGTGCCGCGACAAACGGAAATCGTCGGCCTTCTTGACCGGAATGCTCGGCCTGCCGCCGGCCTTCCCGTTCGGGCCCTTTCTCGTCGTCGAACTCGGCAACGGGGTTTCGCTGGATTTCCACGACAAGGAAGGCGCCATCGCCATGCAGCATTTGGCCTTTTTGATCGGCGAGGACGACTTCGACCGGGTTTTCCGACGCCTGCGCGAACAAGGCCTTAATTACTGGGCCGATCCGGGTAAAGCGCTTCCCGGCGAGATCAACCGCCACGACGGCGGCCGGGGTCTGTATTTCGACGATCCCGACGGGCATTTGCTCGAAGTGATCACCCGTCCTTACGGCAGCGGTCCGGAATGA
- a CDS encoding RNA polymerase sigma factor produces MNADAFFLDCRDALIAVIFRIVGCPDTAEDLAHEAYLRFAQASGSRDIAAPRPFLYQVGRNLALDHLRKQRHRSTVAEPDDDDGSCLLERLPSALPTPEQTLDHQQQVQKMIRALAGLSERRRQILLLHKYHHWTYERIAAHFGLSRSAVEKNVRAALAHLLAAQSGED; encoded by the coding sequence TTGAACGCCGACGCCTTTTTTCTGGATTGCCGAGACGCGCTGATCGCGGTTATTTTCCGCATCGTCGGCTGTCCGGACACAGCCGAAGATCTGGCGCACGAAGCTTATCTGCGTTTCGCACAGGCATCCGGGAGCCGGGACATTGCCGCTCCCAGGCCGTTTCTATACCAGGTCGGGCGCAATCTGGCGCTCGATCATCTGCGCAAGCAACGGCATCGGTCCACCGTTGCCGAGCCGGACGATGACGACGGAAGCTGTCTGCTGGAGCGCCTGCCTTCGGCCCTGCCGACGCCCGAGCAAACGCTCGATCATCAGCAACAGGTGCAGAAAATGATCCGCGCCCTGGCGGGTTTGAGCGAGCGCCGACGGCAAATTCTGCTGCTGCACAAATATCATCATTGGACTTACGAGCGCATTGCCGCTCATTTCGGCCTTTCCCGCAGCGCCGTCGAAAAGAACGTGCGCGCGGCGCTGGCGCATTTGCTGGCGGCGCAATCCGGAGAGGATTAA
- a CDS encoding TonB-dependent siderophore receptor: MIPSDTTVRPVPGAWRKLTAAIALILPALAAPQALYAGTAEHPPAASVKTVDFNIAAKPLAAAINDFIAATGWQVGFPSALTQGVNSAGVVGRYTPRQALAKLLAGSGLGYRLSGSDSVILQRQAEPAGPGGQSGAATLPAMKVTADADYDAYDPYNKDYSATAAASATKTETPLMETPVNVQVIPKAVLDDQQTIQMTQALKNVAGATISIGSGGLSDDIFLRGFRSSTYFRNGFRVDSQYSSIGTRQMANVERLEVVKGPAAILYGRMEPGGMVNVVTKQALATPYYALQQQFGSFDLYRTTLDAAGPLTKGNTLLYRFNGSFESSGSFRDFVNNERTFLAPVLTWNISPRTQATLEMEYRHDNLNYDNNTWPYINGHFIDMPRSRNLMGRTPSSVEEKLIGLNWSHQFNDDWTIQQRFVADLLDTVQEWTTAASSELNPDNTLSRSRYHIPGQQATYYTTVDLTGHFNTGLFKHTLLIGGDYYRTDNLSHPYVTDLASINVYNPVQNDQPITPFTTAWSPSNNSADYFGLYAQDQIRLPYGLHLLGGLRYQNVKQWDHLAETSQPADDAVTPRVGVLWQARDWWSLYGNYIENFGVSNQWARTRSGKPLSPESAQQWEIGSKFEFFDGRFSATLAYYDITKQNVVTRDPTDMTGNFSIAAGEVRSRGPEIDIRGEVLPGWNIIATYANFDTRVTKDNSGLVGNRLYAVPRNVGSLWSTYDFQQSELHGLKVGGGVNLRDGSTDGSNNGYETAGYATVDLLAAYSWKAGRSKITAQLNVNNLLDKTYFPDAYLCGACSSRTVGTPRLFLGSVRVEF, from the coding sequence ATGATTCCTTCCGATACCACCGTTCGGCCCGTACCCGGAGCCTGGCGCAAACTGACCGCCGCGATCGCCTTGATCTTGCCGGCCTTGGCCGCGCCGCAGGCCCTTTATGCCGGTACCGCCGAACATCCTCCTGCAGCAAGCGTCAAGACCGTTGATTTCAACATCGCAGCCAAACCGCTGGCGGCGGCGATCAACGACTTCATCGCGGCAACCGGCTGGCAAGTCGGTTTTCCATCCGCGTTGACCCAAGGGGTTAACAGCGCCGGCGTCGTGGGGCGCTACACACCCCGGCAGGCGCTCGCAAAACTGCTGGCGGGATCGGGGTTAGGCTATCGTCTCAGCGGAAGCGATAGCGTGATTTTGCAGCGCCAGGCCGAGCCGGCCGGGCCCGGCGGCCAATCCGGCGCGGCGACTTTGCCGGCCATGAAAGTTACCGCCGACGCGGACTATGATGCCTACGATCCTTACAACAAAGACTACTCGGCGACGGCCGCCGCCTCGGCAACCAAAACCGAGACGCCGCTGATGGAAACGCCGGTCAACGTCCAGGTGATTCCTAAAGCGGTACTGGACGACCAGCAGACGATCCAGATGACTCAGGCCCTGAAAAATGTCGCCGGCGCAACTATCAGTATCGGTTCCGGCGGGCTTTCGGACGATATATTTCTGCGGGGTTTTCGTTCTTCGACCTATTTCCGCAACGGCTTTCGTGTCGACAGCCAGTATTCCTCGATCGGCACTCGGCAAATGGCCAACGTGGAGCGTCTGGAAGTGGTCAAAGGGCCGGCGGCGATTCTGTATGGGCGCATGGAGCCGGGCGGCATGGTCAACGTCGTGACCAAACAAGCGTTGGCGACGCCTTACTATGCGTTGCAACAGCAATTCGGTTCTTTCGATCTGTACCGTACCACGCTGGATGCGGCTGGGCCTTTGACCAAAGGCAACACGCTGCTGTACCGTTTCAACGGCTCGTTCGAAAGCAGCGGCTCGTTCCGCGATTTCGTGAACAATGAGCGGACTTTTCTGGCACCGGTGCTGACCTGGAATATCAGCCCCCGGACGCAAGCCACCTTGGAGATGGAATACCGACACGACAACCTCAATTACGACAATAACACCTGGCCTTATATCAACGGGCACTTTATCGACATGCCGAGGTCACGCAACTTGATGGGACGGACGCCGAGCAGCGTCGAAGAAAAACTGATCGGCTTGAATTGGTCGCACCAATTCAACGATGATTGGACCATTCAGCAGCGTTTCGTCGCCGATTTGCTGGATACCGTACAAGAATGGACTACCGCTGCGAGCTCGGAACTGAATCCCGACAATACCCTTTCCCGTTCCCGCTACCATATTCCCGGCCAGCAGGCTACCTATTACACCACGGTGGATTTGACCGGGCATTTCAATACCGGTCTGTTCAAGCACACACTGCTGATAGGGGGGGATTATTACCGTACGGACAATCTCTCGCACCCCTATGTTACCGATCTGGCATCGATCAACGTTTATAATCCGGTGCAGAACGATCAGCCTATTACGCCTTTCACGACCGCCTGGTCGCCAAGCAACAACAGTGCCGATTATTTCGGTCTTTACGCCCAGGATCAGATCAGATTGCCTTACGGCCTGCATTTGTTGGGGGGCTTGCGCTACCAGAACGTCAAACAATGGGATCATCTCGCGGAAACCTCGCAACCGGCCGACGACGCGGTGACGCCTCGGGTCGGTGTCCTCTGGCAGGCGCGCGATTGGTGGAGCCTCTACGGCAATTACATCGAAAACTTCGGCGTCTCCAACCAATGGGCCAGGACGAGAAGCGGCAAACCGTTGTCGCCGGAAAGTGCGCAGCAGTGGGAAATCGGCAGCAAGTTCGAATTTTTCGACGGCAGATTCAGTGCTACCTTGGCGTATTACGACATTACCAAACAAAATGTCGTGACCCGGGATCCGACCGACATGACCGGCAATTTTTCGATCGCGGCCGGCGAGGTACGCAGCCGGGGACCTGAAATAGACATTCGCGGCGAAGTTTTGCCGGGCTGGAATATTATCGCGACCTACGCCAACTTCGATACCCGCGTGACCAAGGATAATAGCGGTCTGGTCGGCAACCGTTTGTATGCGGTGCCGCGCAACGTCGGCAGTTTGTGGTCCACCTATGATTTTCAGCAGAGTGAGCTGCACGGATTGAAGGTCGGCGGCGGCGTCAATCTGCGCGATGGCTCCACCGACGGATCGAACAACGGTTACGAAACCGCCGGTTACGCGACGGTCGATTTATTGGCGGCCTACAGTTGGAAAGCCGGCCGGTCGAAAATCACTGCGCAATTGAACGTGAACAATTTGCTCGACAAGACGTATTTTCCGGACGCCTATCTGTGCGGGGCCTGCAGCAGCCGCACGGTCGGTACGCCGCGCTTGTTTTTGGGGTCGGTGCGGGTGGAGTTTTAA
- a CDS encoding FecR family protein, with translation MNSPAPNALSEPQRQALRWLSRLNAATCSDRDRQIFEDWLAEAPEHAEAYLQAQQFWQQLGGLTDVAGARLKDARGYVQTARTTRRRRNTTLLALALAAGLCVLQPELVLKLTSQSYQTAKGEQTAINLADGSRIELNTDSDLRVARLFGSRTVWLERGEAWFDVKHDGAHPFEVIAGNGRIRDVGTRFNVSRDGDNTTVEVEEGIVALSRDGSPEQWVKAGQQSGFDAEGRLRPVHAGDSNAAGSWRRGLLIFKRQTLSDVLRQLARYHQVEFELPDAKLQSLSVSGRFSTSNLDESLNTLANGLDVKITRLSPMRVSIEARR, from the coding sequence ATGAATTCGCCGGCCCCCAATGCACTGTCCGAACCGCAACGGCAAGCCTTGCGCTGGCTGTCGCGCCTTAACGCCGCCACTTGCAGCGATAGAGACCGGCAGATCTTCGAGGACTGGCTCGCCGAAGCGCCCGAACATGCCGAAGCCTATCTCCAGGCACAGCAATTCTGGCAGCAGCTCGGCGGCCTGACCGATGTCGCCGGCGCCAGGCTGAAGGACGCGCGCGGCTATGTGCAAACGGCTCGGACCACCCGCCGCCGGCGCAACACCACCCTGCTGGCTCTCGCTCTCGCCGCCGGCCTGTGCGTCCTGCAACCCGAACTTGTGTTAAAACTCACCTCCCAAAGCTATCAGACCGCAAAAGGCGAACAGACCGCGATCAACCTGGCCGACGGCAGCCGTATCGAACTGAACACCGACAGCGACTTACGCGTCGCGCGTCTGTTCGGTTCCCGCACCGTCTGGCTGGAACGCGGCGAAGCCTGGTTCGACGTCAAACACGACGGCGCGCATCCGTTCGAAGTCATCGCCGGCAACGGACGCATCCGCGACGTCGGCACCCGCTTCAACGTGAGCAGAGACGGAGACAACACCACGGTCGAAGTAGAGGAAGGCATTGTGGCGCTCAGCCGTGATGGTTCCCCTGAACAGTGGGTCAAAGCCGGCCAGCAAAGCGGTTTTGACGCCGAAGGCCGGCTGCGGCCGGTCCACGCCGGCGACTCGAATGCCGCCGGCAGTTGGCGGCGCGGACTGTTGATCTTCAAACGGCAGACTTTGTCGGACGTGCTGCGGCAACTTGCGCGCTACCATCAGGTCGAGTTCGAGCTGCCGGATGCAAAACTGCAAAGCCTGAGCGTCAGCGGCCGTTTTTCGACCAGTAATCTCGACGAGAGCCTGAATACGCTGGCCAATGGCTTGGACGTCAAAATCACGCGGCTGTCGCCGATGCGTGTTTCGATCGAGGCCAGACGGTAA
- a CDS encoding TonB-dependent siderophore receptor, whose amino-acid sequence MNPTRHLLLAASFTLCSAAVLAEAQTYNVDIPAQPLSSALEALAQQTGIRPFYSDAIVAGKTSRAVSGRLTAEQALSRLLSGSGSSHRFNSDKAVAITAAETDAKTLPPVTVSGQAEYDSTDPYNKSYTVTNSSTATKTDTPLIETPVSVQVVPRSVMDDQKTTRIKDALENVSGVRAQPTLGGGNGFIIRGFRNGTVYRNGLLTNGNAFVGFPSEFDAGNLQSIDVLKGPAAVLFGRIEPGGLINITTKKPLDIPYYSLEQQFGSYDYYRTQWDATGAITDDKSLLYRFTGAYQNNNSFRDFVFTDRVMVNPSITWRPTEMTDLTLNVEGLDQDYQTDFGIPAMGNRPAPVPISRSIGDPNDPVDHISKALVSTEINHRFNNDWAVHNRFLASFNNEYTKYLTPSPTGVLGPDGIVKRNIFGHDNELESYSTNLDLTGKFRLGFSEHDILVGFDYFQSTQKYHSFGEYAFPNNSLDINIFNPYPSYGISPELIRQTLAQPNSCCGGEDFAFIYSQWYGAYFQDQITLWDKLHILGGGRYDWADSGFSYKTSFELAEATLPSNKVDGFSPRVGILYQPVPWLGVYGNWTTSFNANNAPAANGSTFDPQRGEQFEAGVKTQVFDDRLIATLAYYHLVKDNILVPDLATANLFDRISNKQRSQGIELDITGQITNQLSLIGSYAFTDARVLEDHVAEGNPSNAGHRMPNVPEHSGSLWFKYDVNGYDSQEGFSFGIGGIAAGQRQGDFANSFQLPGFVRMDAFAAYRMKVGATKVTTQFNIRNLLDKNYYESTDPDLNTSPNLSIAPGAPLMANGSIRVEF is encoded by the coding sequence ATGAATCCGACCCGACACCTGCTGCTGGCCGCATCCTTTACCCTTTGTTCCGCCGCCGTGCTGGCCGAAGCACAAACCTATAACGTCGACATACCCGCGCAGCCGCTGTCGTCCGCACTGGAAGCCCTGGCGCAACAGACCGGCATCAGGCCGTTTTATTCGGACGCCATTGTCGCCGGCAAAACTTCCCGTGCGGTATCCGGCCGCTTGACCGCCGAGCAAGCCTTGTCGCGGCTGTTGTCCGGCAGCGGCTCGAGCCACAGGTTTAACAGCGATAAAGCGGTGGCGATTACCGCCGCGGAAACGGACGCAAAAACGTTGCCGCCGGTAACGGTGTCGGGACAGGCAGAGTATGACTCGACCGATCCTTATAACAAAAGCTATACCGTCACTAACAGTTCTACTGCCACGAAAACTGACACGCCGCTAATAGAGACTCCGGTGTCAGTGCAAGTTGTGCCTAGATCGGTGATGGACGACCAGAAAACCACTCGTATCAAAGATGCCTTGGAAAATGTCAGCGGTGTAAGAGCGCAGCCGACATTAGGGGGTGGCAACGGCTTTATCATTCGCGGATTTCGCAATGGTACAGTTTATCGTAATGGTCTATTGACTAACGGCAATGCTTTTGTCGGCTTTCCAAGCGAATTCGATGCCGGTAATCTGCAAAGTATTGATGTACTTAAAGGTCCGGCTGCTGTGCTGTTTGGTCGCATTGAACCCGGCGGCCTGATCAATATCACCACCAAAAAGCCATTAGACATCCCTTATTATTCGCTTGAGCAGCAATTTGGTTCTTATGATTATTATCGTACTCAATGGGATGCAACCGGGGCGATTACTGATGACAAGTCGTTGCTGTATCGCTTCACTGGTGCTTATCAGAACAATAATTCATTTAGAGATTTTGTTTTTACGGATCGAGTGATGGTCAATCCAAGCATTACTTGGCGGCCAACCGAGATGACTGACCTGACGCTTAATGTTGAAGGTTTGGACCAGGATTATCAGACAGATTTCGGTATTCCGGCGATGGGTAATCGTCCCGCTCCAGTTCCTATTAGCCGTTCGATCGGTGACCCGAATGACCCGGTGGATCACATATCCAAAGCGCTAGTTAGTACTGAGATAAATCATCGATTTAATAATGATTGGGCAGTACATAACCGTTTCCTCGCCAGCTTTAATAATGAATATACTAAGTATTTGACACCATCTCCCACAGGCGTATTGGGACCGGATGGTATTGTAAAACGCAATATTTTTGGTCATGATAACGAGCTTGAAAGCTACTCTACAAATTTGGATTTGACCGGGAAATTCCGGTTGGGCTTTTCCGAGCATGACATCTTGGTGGGCTTTGATTATTTCCAGTCCACGCAAAAATACCACTCGTTTGGTGAGTATGCCTTCCCGAATAACAGCTTGGACATCAACATATTTAATCCATACCCAAGTTACGGGATCAGTCCGGAACTGATCAGACAAACCTTGGCGCAACCTAACAGTTGCTGCGGCGGTGAGGATTTCGCCTTTATTTATAGCCAATGGTACGGAGCTTATTTCCAGGATCAGATCACCTTGTGGGATAAGCTTCATATTCTAGGCGGCGGCCGCTACGACTGGGCGGATTCCGGATTTTCTTACAAAACTTCTTTTGAACTAGCTGAGGCTACCTTGCCGTCAAATAAAGTCGACGGCTTTAGCCCTCGAGTCGGCATACTTTATCAGCCGGTCCCTTGGTTAGGGGTTTATGGCAATTGGACGACTTCGTTTAATGCCAATAATGCCCCGGCCGCTAATGGCTCGACTTTTGATCCGCAAAGAGGCGAACAATTCGAAGCAGGCGTGAAAACGCAGGTATTTGATGACAGATTGATCGCGACCTTAGCATACTATCATTTGGTTAAGGACAATATCTTGGTGCCGGATTTAGCGACAGCCAACTTGTTCGATAGAATCAGCAATAAACAACGCAGCCAAGGGATTGAGTTAGATATTACGGGACAGATTACCAATCAATTGAGCCTGATCGGCAGCTATGCTTTCACCGACGCCCGTGTTCTGGAAGACCATGTTGCAGAGGGTAATCCGAGCAATGCCGGACATAGGATGCCAAATGTTCCTGAGCATTCTGGTAGCTTGTGGTTCAAGTACGATGTTAATGGCTATGATTCCCAGGAAGGCTTTAGTTTCGGCATAGGCGGTATTGCGGCGGGACAACGTCAAGGCGATTTTGCCAACAGCTTTCAATTACCGGGCTTTGTCAGGATGGATGCCTTTGCCGCTTATAGAATGAAAGTGGGGGCAACCAAGGTTACTACGCAGTTCAACATCCGTAATTTGTTAGATAAAAATTATTACGAATCAACCGATCCTGACTTAAATACCTCACCTAATTTGAGCATTGCGCCGGGTGCGCCACTGATGGCTAATGGGTCGATTCGGGTAGAATTTTAG
- a CDS encoding TlpA family protein disulfide reductase produces the protein MTAKAQPRLSFLLFLCSITLICSTARPVTAGASLHAFTAGSLEKIQADYAGRPFLLVLWSLDCPPCRKELNLLGDLKKRHADFNLVLISTDAIEQSDQVSSVLASHHLANSDAWIFSETSAERLRYVIDSSWYGEMPRSYFYDPQHHRAGISGALKADRIEAWLASFKTAAAKP, from the coding sequence ATGACCGCAAAAGCGCAACCCCGGCTTTCCTTCCTGCTGTTCCTGTGCAGCATTACTCTGATTTGCTCGACCGCCAGACCGGTAACGGCCGGCGCATCGCTCCATGCCTTCACGGCCGGCAGCCTGGAAAAAATTCAGGCCGACTATGCCGGCCGTCCTTTCCTGCTGGTTTTGTGGTCGCTCGACTGCCCGCCCTGCCGCAAGGAGCTGAATTTGCTCGGCGATCTGAAAAAACGGCATGCCGACTTCAATCTGGTGCTGATCTCCACCGATGCCATCGAGCAATCGGACCAGGTGTCTTCGGTTCTGGCTTCGCACCACCTCGCCAATTCCGACGCCTGGATCTTTTCGGAAACCAGCGCGGAACGCCTGCGCTACGTCATCGATTCGTCCTGGTACGGCGAGATGCCGCGCAGTTATTTTTACGACCCTCAACACCACCGGGCAGGAATCAGCGGCGCCTTGAAAGCCGACCGGATCGAAGCCTGGCTGGCCTCATTCAAAACCGCGGCGGCCAAGCCGTAG